The proteins below are encoded in one region of Helianthus annuus cultivar XRQ/B chromosome 2, HanXRQr2.0-SUNRISE, whole genome shotgun sequence:
- the LOC110920652 gene encoding 14-3-3 protein 10, translating into MVAPATLPATIPENLTREQYLYMSKLAEQAERYEEMVQFMEKLVLSLTPPSELTVEERNLLSVAYKNVIGSLRAAWRIVSSIEQKEESRKNDDHVVLVKDYRSRVEDELTAVCLGILKILEVNLVPSASTPEAKVFWLKMKGDYYRYLAEFKVGDERKEAAEQTMNSYKAAQDIAEADLAPTHPIRLGLALNFSVFYYEILNSSDKACNMAKQAFEDAIAELDTLGEDSYKDSTLIMQLLRDNLTLWTSDAQEQMDE; encoded by the exons ATGGTGGCTCCGGCGACTCTTCCGGCAACTATACCGGAAAACCTAACCAGAGAACAATACCTCTACATGTCAAAACTAGCAGAACAAGCCGAACGCTACGAAGAAATGGTCCAATTCATGGAAAAACTCGTCCTCAGCCTCACTCCACCATCAGAACTCACCGTCGAGGAGCGCAACCTCCTCTCCGTCGCCTACAAGAACGTCATCGGCTCACTCCGAGCGGCCTGGCGCATCGTTTCGTCGATCGAGCAGAAAGAGGAGTCTCGGAAGAACGACGATCATGTTGTGCTGGTGAAGGATTACAGATCTAGGGTTGAGGATGAACTTACGGCTGTTTGTTTAGGGATTTTGAAGATTTTGGAGGTGAATTTGGTGCCGTCTGCGTCTACGCCGGAAGCGAAGGTGTTTTGGTTGAAGATGAAGGGAGATTATTATAGGTATTTGGCCGAGTTTAAAGTTGGAGATGAGAGGAAGGAAGCTGCGGAGCAGACTATGAACTCGTATAAAGCTGCTCAG GATATTGCAGAGGCGGATCTGGCTCCAACTCACCCGATAAGATTGGGTCTGGCTCTAAATTTCTCCGTCTTCTACTATGAGATCCTTAACTCATCTGACAAGGCTTGTAACATGGCGAAACAG GCATTTGAGGATGCCATAGCTGAGCTGGACACTTTAGGTGAAGACTCCTACAAGGATAGCACTTTGATCATGCAACTACTGAGGGACAATCTCACTCTGTGGACCTCAGACGCTCAG GAGCAGATGGATGAATAG